From the Prunus dulcis chromosome 4, ALMONDv2, whole genome shotgun sequence genome, one window contains:
- the LOC117624527 gene encoding RNA polymerase II C-terminal domain phosphatase-like 1, which yields MYKSLVYKGEELLGEVEIYPEENENKNKNKNLVDELKEIRISYFSQSSERCPPVAVLHTISSHGVCFKMESKTSQSQDTPLFLLHSSCVMENKTAVMPLGGEELHLVAMRSRNGDKRYPCFWGFSVAPGLYNSCLVMLNLRCLGIVFDLDETLIVANTMRSFEDRIEALQRKISSEVDPQRISGMLAEIKRYQDDKFILKQYAENDQVVENGRVIKTQSEAVPALSDNHQPIIRPLIRLHEKNIILTRINPQIRDTSVLVRLRPAWEDLRSYLTARGRKRFEVYVCTMAERDYALEMWRLLDPDSNLINSNKLLDRIVCVKSGSRKSLFNVFQESLCHPKMALVIDDRLKVWDDRDQPRVHVVPAFAPYYAPQAEANNAVPVLCVARNVACNVRGGFFREFDDSLLQKIPEVFYEDDIKDVPSPDVSNYLVSEDDSSALNGNRDPLPFDGITDVEVERRMKEATPAASMVSSVVTSIDPRLAPLQYTVPPSSSTLSLPTTQPSVMSFPSIQFPQAASLVKPLGHVGSAEPSLQSSPAREEGEVPESELDPDTRRRLLILQHGQDTRDQPPSEPPFPVRTPMQASVPRAQSRPGWFPVEEEMSPRQLSRMVSKDLPLDPEPVQIEKHRPHHSSFFPKVENSIPSDRILQENQRLPKEAFHRDDRLRFNHALSGYHSLSGEEIPLSRSSSSNRDVDFESGRAISNAETPAGVLQEIAMKCGAKVEFRPALVAGTELQFYVEAWFAGEKIGEGSGKTRREAHYQAAEGSLKNLANIYLSRVKPDSVSVHGDMNKFPNVNSNGFAGNLNSFGIQPFPKEESLSSSTSSEPSRPLDPRLEGSKKSMSSVSTLKELCMMEGLGVVFQPRPPPSTNSVEKDEVHVQVEIDGEVLGKGIGLTWDEAKMQAAEKALGSLTSTLYAQKRQGSPRSLQGMSSKRMKQEFPQVLQRMPSSARYPKNAPPVP from the exons ATGTATAAGTCGTTGGTGTATAAAGGTGAAGAGTTACTTGGGGAGGTAGAAATATACCCAGAAGAGAACgagaacaagaacaagaacaagaatttggttgatgagtTGAAGGAAATCAGAATAAGCTATTTTTCGCAATCAAGTGAGAGATGTCCACCAGTGGCAGTGCTTCATACCATAAGCTCTCATGGTGTTTGCTTCAAAATGGAGTCAAAGACCTCGCAGTCTCAGGACACGCCGCTCTTTCTTTTGCACTCCTCGTGTGTCATGGAGAACAAG ACTGCAGTAATGCCGCTAGGAGGGGAGGAGCTCCATTTGGTTGCCATGCGCTCCAGGAATGGTGATAAAAGGTATCCATGTTTCTGGGGATTCAGTGTTGCACCAGGACTCTACAATTCTTGCCTTGTCATGCTGAACCTTAGATGTCTTGGCATTGTGTTTGATCTTGATGAAACACTCATTGTTGCAAATACAATGCGCTCGTTTGAGGATCGAATTGAGGCCCTACAGAGGAAGATAAGCAGTGAGGTAGACCCACAACGCATTTCTGGCATGCTTGCAGAGATCAAGCGATATCAAGATGACAAGTTTATATTGAAGCAGTATGCTGAAAATGATCAAGTTGTTGAAAACGGGAGGGTGATCAAAACTCAATCTGAGGCTGTTCCAGCCTTGTCCGATAATCATCAACCTATTATTCGGCCACTTATAAGGTTACACGAGAAAAACATTATACTGACTCGCATTAATCCACAG ATTCGTGATACAAGTGTTCTTGTGAGGTTGAGACCTGCATGGGAGGATCTTCGGAGTTACTTGACTGCAAGAGGGCGTAAGCGCTTTGAGGTTTATGTTTGCACAATGGCTGAAAGGGATTATGCTTTAGAAATGTGGAGGCTTCTGGATCCTGATTCAAATCTGATAAACTCGAACAAATTATTGGATCGCATTGTGTGTGTCAAGTCTG GTTCAAGGAAGTCGTTGTTCAATGTCTTCCAAGAAAGCTTATGCCATCCTAAGATGGCATTGGTAATTGATGATCGCTTGAAAGTGTGGGATGACAGAGATCAACCTCGGGTGCATGTTGTTCCTGCATTTGCGCCATACTATGCTCCTCAAGCTGAG GCAAATAATGCCGTTCCTGTCCTGTGTGTTGCAAGAAACGTTGCCTGCAATGTCAGAGGTGGATTTTTTag AGAATTTGATGACAGTCTTCTACAAAAGATTCCTGAAGTTTTCTATGAAGACGATATTAAAGATGTCCCTTCTCCTGATGTGAGCAATTATCTAGTTTCAGAG GATGATTCTTCTGCTTTAAATGGAAACAGGGACCCTCTTCCTTTTGATGGCATAACAGATGTTGAGGTTGAAAGAAGAATGAAG GAAGCAACCCCAGCTGCTTCAATGGTATCTTCAGTAGTCACTAGCATAGATCCAAGGCTTGCTCCTCTTCAGTACACAGTGCCTCCTTCTTCTAGCACACTTTCACTGCCAACAACTCAGCCATCAGTGATGTCTTTTCCTAGTATACAGTTCCCTCAGGCAGCTTCACTGGTTAAACCTTTGGGTCATGTTGGCTCTGCAGAACCAAGCTTGCAAAGTTCTCCTGCTAGAGAGGAGGGTGAGGTACCTGAATCGGAATTAGACCCCGATACAAGGCGGAGGCTGCTGATTTTGCAGCATGGCCAAGATACAAGAGATCAACCACCAAGTGAGCCTCCATTTCCTGTAAGAACTCCAATGCAAGCCTCTGTTCCACGAGCGCAATCACGTCCAGGCTGGTTTCCAGTGGAGGAAGAGATGAGCCCACGGCAACTGAGCCGGATGGTATCCAAAGATCTTCCTTTAGATCCAGAACCAGTGCAGATTGAGAAGCATCGACCTCATCACTCGTCTTTTTTCCCTAAGGTTGAGAATTCGATTCCATCTGATAGAATTCTTCAAGAAAACCAGAGATTGCCAAAAGAG GCATTTCATAGAGATGATCGGTTGAGATTCAACCATGCATTGTCTGGTTATCATTCATTGTCAG GTGAGGAGATTCCCTTAAGTCGATCCTCTTCCAGCAACAGAGATGTTGACTTTGAATCTGGACGAGCTATATCAAATGCAGAAACTCCTGCTGGAGTTTTACAGGAAATTGCAATGAAGTGTGGAGCCAAG GTGGAGTTTAGGCCAGCTTTGGTTGCTGGTACGGAACTGCAGTTTTATGTTGAG GCTTGGTTTGCTGGAGAGAAAATTGGTGAAGGAAGTGGTAAAACGAGAAGGGAAGCTCATTACCAGGCTGCTGAGGGttctctaaaaaatttagcca ATATATACCTTTCCCGTGTCAAGCCTGATTCTGTGTCCGTTCATGGGGATATGAACAAGTTTCCTAATGTTAACAGCAATGGTTTTGCGGgtaatttgaattcttttgGGATCCAGCCATTTCCCAAAGAGGAGTCCCTGTCATCTTCAACTTCATCAGAGCCTTCTAGGCCACTAGATCCTAGGCTGGAAGGCTCTAAAAAGTCAATGAGTTCAGTGTCTACACTCAAAGAACTT TGTATGATGGAGGGCCTTGGTGTAGTTTTCCAACCACGACCTCCACCTTCAACTAATTCAGTCGAGAAAGATGAAGTTCATGTACAG GTTGAAATAGATGGAGAGGTTTTGGGGAAGGGAATTGGATTGACGTGGGATGAGGCTAAGATGCAG GCTGCTGAAAAGGCGCTCGGAAGTCTAACATCAACGCTATATGCTCAAAAACGTCAGGGTTCTCCAAG GTCATTGCAAGGGATGTCCAGTAAACGTATGAAGCAGGAGTTTCCACAAGTTTTGCAACGAATGCCCTCTTCTGCTAGATATCCGAAAAATGCTCCACCAGTTCCCTGA
- the LOC117624508 gene encoding uncharacterized protein LOC117624508 produces the protein MIVRTYGRRKGGIPRTYSDSTLNDAVHDDDDSNDPFGFSVSQPQESSQDHLYSSLNFSSQDSSSQWAHFDSDPYVPEDSLKRSSFDGPVNGAVRRSKKAKTRKEVVKNSRPPSILATSTLMEAQEFGEMMEHVDEVNFALDGLRKGQPVRIRRASLLSLLSICGTAQQRRLLRTQGMAKTIIEAILGLSFDDSPSNLAATTIFYVLTSDGQDDHLLESPSSINFLIRFCKPIVSNTIEDKAPKIGRKLLALRMGADISQCTTKRLDSSSAAIFSKVQEILVGCKELKPSCADDGEMGKPELCPKWIALLTMEKACLSTISLEETSGTVRKSGSNFKEKLRELGGLDAVFEVSVSCHSDMEGWLKDSSPSAWEKEIDMVRSLVLLLKCLKIMENATFLSKENQSHLLGMKRHLDPAGNPMSFTELVISAINILSGLYLHKNFSSASNDEKSLNLSNGSKNASEKSSDVCQGSRFLPTARSVYSISSSETTSTSMTDTYSVKTGLNSSRYGSSSGTSRHLNGGTCTFSCASRKDAGLSQRSYISDDSKIDLSESQDPFAFSYDDSRKRSGLSQRSYVSEDSKIDLSQESQDPFAFDEDDFKPSKWDLLSGKKKISLSQQNEAAYRELDNTLQLIMSQEASSNGENHQAHETSYSGAVGREGSGLLADCLLTAVKVLMNLANDNPVGCQQIAANGGLETLSSLIANHFPLFSSLSSPFSERSENTSSVELGHQNNRHLTDQELDFLVAILGLLVNLVEKDGQNRSRLAAASVHVPSSEGFEEESRKDLILLICSIFLANQGAGEGGAEEMILPNDEAAVLQGEQEAEKMIVEAYSALLLAFLSTESKSIRDAIADCLPDRSLAILVPVLDRFVAFHLTLNMISPETHKAVSEVIESCRIR, from the exons ATGATCGTGAGAACGTACGGTCGTCGCAAGGGAGGCATTCCTAGAACTTATTCCGACTCAACGTTAAACGACGCCGTTCACGACGACGACGACAGCAACGACCCCTTCGGATTTTCTGTGTCTCAACCTCAAGAAAGCTCCCAAGACCACCTCTACAGCAGTCTTAATTTCTCATCTCAAGACTCCTCTTCCCAGTGGGCCCACTTTGATTCGGACCCCTACGTCCCCGAGGACTCTCTGAAGCGCTCCTCTTTCGACGGTCCGGTAAACGGCGCCGTTAGGAGGTCCAAGAAAGCCAAGACTCGAAAGGAGGTGGTCAAGAACTCCAGGCCGCCGTCAATTCTCGCGACGTCGACTTTGATGGAGGCACAGGAATTTGGGGAGATGATGGAGCATGTGGACGAGGTCAATTTCGCTTTGGATGGGCTTAGGAAGGGTCAGCCAGTTCGGATCAGAAGGGCTAGCTTGTTGTCCTTGTTGTCTATCTGTGGCACGGCTCAGCAGAGACGGCTTCTCAGGACGCAGGG GATGGCAAAAACAATAATCGAGGCTATATTGGGTCTCAGCTTTGATGATTCACCCAGCAATCTGGCTGCCACAACTATTTTCTATGTTTTGACAAGTGAT GGTCAGGATGATCACCTTCTGGAATCACCGAGCtctattaattttttgattAGGTTTTGCAAACCAATTGTCTCAAACACTATTGAAGATAAAGCACCTAAAATTGGACGGAAGCTTCTAGCATTGCGTATGGGTGCTGACATCTCGCAATGTACAACGAAAAGATTAGACTCCAGCTCTGCTGCCATCTTTTCCAAAGTTCAAGAAATTCTTGTAGGTTGCAAGGAATTGAAACCAAGTTGTGCGGATGATGGTGAAATGGGAAAGCCAGAGTTATGCCCAAAATGGATAGCTTTGCTGACTATGGAGAAAGCTTGCTTATCCACTATTTCTCTTGAAG AAACCTCTGGTACAGTAAGGAAGTCTGGGAGCAACTTTAAGGAAAAATTACGAGAGCTTGGAGGTCTTGATGCTGTCTTTGAGGTTTCCGTGAGTTGCCATTCCGATATGGAG GGTTGGTTAAAAGATAGCTCGCCTTCTGCATGGGAAAAGGAAATCGACATGGTGCGGAGCCTGGTTCTGCTTTTGAAATGTTTGAAGATTATGGAAAACGCCACGTTCCTGAGTAAAGAGAATCAG AGCCATTTGCTAGGAATGAAACGACACTTGGATCCTGCAGGAAATCCCATGTCTTTTACAGAACTTGTTATAAGTGCCATCAATATTCTATCAG GTCTTTATCTACATAAAAATTTCTCTTCTGCCTCCAATGATGAAAAGTCTTTAAATCTTTCTAATGGGAGTAAAAATGCTTCTGAGAAGAGCTCCGATGTATGTCAGGGCAGCCGATTTTTGCCCACTGCTCGCTCTGTGTATTCTATATCCAGTTCGGAAACTACCAGCACCTCCATGACTGATACTTATTCAGTGAAGACGGGACTCAATTCTTCCAGATATGGTTCATCCAGTGGTACATCAAGGCATTTAAATGGTGGAACCTGTACATTTAGCTGTGCTTCTAGGAAGGATGCTGGTCTCAGTCAGAGATCCTATATTTCTGATGACTCCAAAATTGATCTTTCTGAGAGTCAGGATCCTTTTGCATTTAGCTATGATGATTCCAGGAAACGTTCTGGTCTCAGTCAAAGATCGTATGTTTCTGAAGACTCCAAAATTGATCTTTCACAGGAGAGTCAAGATCCTTTTGCATTTGATGAAGATGATTTTAAACCTTCCAAGTGGGACCTATTATCTGGCAAGAAAAAGATATCTCTATCGCAACAGAATGAGGCAGCATACAGAGAACTTGATAACACTTTGCAGCTGATTATGAGCCAAGAAGCATCAAGTAATGGAGAAAACCATCAGGCACATGAGACATCCTATTCAGGGGCTGTTGGTAGAGAAGGTTCCGGTCTTCTAGCGGACTGCCTTCTTACTGCTGTCAAG GTTCTGATGAACTTGGCAAATGATAATCCTGTTGGCTGCCAGCAAATTGCTGCCAATGGAGGACTGGAGACCTTGTCTTCTTTGATTGCCAACCACTTCCCTTTGTTCAGCTCATTATCATCTCCCTTCAGCGAGAGAAGTGAGAATACTTCAAGCGTTGAACTTGGCCATCAGAATAATAGACATCTTACTGATCAAGAGCTAGACTTTCTTGTTGCTATTTTGGGCCTGCTTGTGAACTTGGTTGAGAAAGATGGCCAAAACAG ATCACGGCTTGCAGCAGCTAGTGTTCATGTACCTAGTTCAGAAGGGTTTGAAGAGGAGAGCCGCAAGGATCTAATTCTGCTTATCTGCTCTATTTTCCTTGCCAACCAAGGTGCAGGCGAGGGAGGTGCAGAAGAAATGATTTTGCCA AACGACGAGGCAGCTGTATTACAAGGGGAACAAGAAGCGGAGAAAATGATAGTGGAAGCTTATTCTGCCCTTCTTCTAGCATTCCTTTCAACTGAAAG TAAGAGCATACGTGATGCGATTGCTGACTGTCTCCCAGATCGCAGCCTGGCTATCCTAGTACCTGTGTTGGACAGATTTGTG gCATTCCATTTGACGTTAAACATGATATCTCCAGAAACTCATAAAGCTGTGAGCGAAGTAATTGAGTCATGTAGGATACGATGA